In a genomic window of Amycolatopsis japonica:
- a CDS encoding sigma-70 family RNA polymerase sigma factor: protein MAIGGWRPKKAKGEDLVRHLYAEHGRSLLAYATRLTGDRAAAEDVVQETLVRAWKHAEDLENDAKGSVRGWLLTVARNIITDRARARAARPPEVAEPAEGVPTPAVERDHAQGVVDSMAVLGAMDGLSTEHREVLVEIYYRGRTVAEAAKSLGVAPGTVKSRSYYALRALRAVMSGPGKEVAR from the coding sequence GTGGCGATCGGAGGCTGGCGGCCCAAAAAGGCCAAAGGCGAGGACTTGGTCAGGCACTTGTACGCCGAACACGGGCGAAGCCTGCTGGCGTACGCGACAAGGCTGACCGGGGACCGCGCGGCCGCGGAGGACGTCGTGCAGGAGACCTTGGTCCGGGCTTGGAAACATGCCGAAGACCTGGAGAACGACGCGAAGGGATCGGTGCGGGGCTGGCTGCTCACGGTCGCCCGGAACATCATCACCGACCGCGCGCGGGCCAGGGCGGCCCGGCCACCGGAAGTGGCGGAGCCGGCGGAAGGCGTGCCCACCCCGGCGGTGGAGCGGGACCACGCGCAAGGCGTCGTGGACTCCATGGCCGTACTCGGGGCCATGGACGGCCTGTCCACGGAACATCGTGAGGTACTGGTGGAGATCTATTACCGGGGCCGGACGGTGGCCGAAGCGGCGAAATCCCTGGGCGTCGCCCCGGGTACCGTTAAGTCGAGATCTTATTACGCGTTACGGGCGCTCAGAGCCGTGATGTCCGGACCCGGGAAGGAGGTAGCGCGATGA
- a CDS encoding anti-sigma factor family protein gives MSAVGHDQGQLAAYVLGGLTQAEAATFETHLANCPTCRREVRELSELRHHLDEVPPEAFLEGPPDGGDLLLQRTLRQVREEEGTQERKPRRLLAVAGAAVLVVVALGAGVLVGRQTSPEPSTVALPVPTATAPVPGTRDLAATNRDTGVQLAVRVVPAAGWVRLHAKATGVREGEKCALIVVTKSGERVNAGSWLVSEKGQREGTGVDGSALVAPGDVASVDVVTMDGRNLVSAQV, from the coding sequence ATGAGTGCGGTGGGACACGACCAGGGCCAGCTCGCCGCCTATGTCCTCGGCGGCCTGACTCAGGCGGAAGCGGCCACGTTCGAGACGCATCTGGCGAACTGCCCGACGTGCCGTCGTGAGGTGCGCGAGCTGTCGGAGCTGCGCCACCACCTCGACGAGGTGCCCCCGGAGGCGTTCCTCGAAGGACCGCCCGACGGCGGAGATCTGCTCCTGCAGCGCACGCTGCGTCAGGTGCGCGAAGAAGAGGGCACCCAGGAGCGCAAACCGCGGCGGCTCCTCGCCGTGGCCGGTGCGGCCGTGCTGGTCGTGGTGGCGCTCGGCGCGGGTGTACTCGTCGGACGGCAGACGTCGCCCGAACCGTCGACGGTGGCCTTGCCGGTGCCGACGGCGACCGCTCCGGTGCCCGGCACCCGCGACCTCGCGGCGACCAACCGGGACACGGGTGTGCAGTTGGCGGTCCGGGTGGTCCCGGCCGCGGGCTGGGTGCGGCTGCACGCCAAGGCGACAGGTGTCCGCGAAGGCGAGAAGTGCGCGCTCATCGTCGTGACGAAGAGCGGAGAGCGGGTCAACGCCGGCAGCTGGCTCGTTTCGGAGAAGGGACAGCGTGAGGGCACCGGTGTCGACGGTTCCGCGCTGGTCGCCCCCGGCGACGTGGCCTCGGTCGACGTCGTGACGATGGACGGCCGGAACCTGGTGTCGGCGCAGGTATGA
- a CDS encoding SRPBCC family protein, whose product MTGSLTGRGGGWYRFRDTWVLPASPKAVFDAVVDLAAYPLWWRDVRSVSRVDEDTAELVCRSRLPYALTVRMHRDRQDEREGRLRVLLSGDLEGTLAGALVAVGSGTRLEITQEVEARKPLLRKLDRVARPVFRINHALMMRRGQQGLQGYLGR is encoded by the coding sequence ATGACGGGTTCGCTCACGGGTCGCGGAGGCGGTTGGTACCGCTTCCGCGACACGTGGGTGCTGCCCGCCTCGCCCAAGGCGGTCTTCGACGCGGTCGTCGACTTGGCCGCGTACCCGCTGTGGTGGCGCGACGTGCGTTCGGTCAGCCGGGTCGACGAGGACACCGCCGAACTCGTCTGCCGCTCCAGGCTGCCGTACGCGCTGACCGTGCGGATGCACCGAGACCGCCAGGACGAGCGCGAGGGGCGGCTGCGAGTGCTGCTCAGCGGTGACCTCGAAGGGACGCTGGCCGGTGCGCTGGTCGCGGTGGGAAGCGGCACGAGACTGGAGATCACGCAGGAGGTCGAGGCGCGGAAACCGTTGCTGCGCAAGCTCGATCGTGTCGCCAGGCCGGTCTTCCGGATCAACCACGCCCTCATGATGCGACGGGGGCAACAGGGATTGCAGGGATATCTGGGGCGCTAA
- a CDS encoding carbon-nitrogen hydrolase family protein: MRVATVQPFTAPADLAANITEHARLLRIADADLCVFPELSLTGLEFEALAADPGLWLTPDDPRLEPLREACRASAVHAVIGLPLVEDGHRHIGSLVLGPGGETVATYAKRNLHNSEEELFEPGTRQVIVEVGGRRLGLAICLDAANPDHARELAEAGADVYVLSALFSEGQEDRLLDQVGVAAGYGMWVVLSQYSGKTGGMAAFGGSGVWRPGGAAEVRLGGEVSEWAYATIAP, from the coding sequence ATGCGTGTCGCCACCGTGCAGCCGTTCACCGCCCCCGCCGACCTCGCCGCGAACATCACCGAACACGCCAGGCTCCTCCGGATCGCGGACGCCGATCTCTGCGTGTTCCCGGAACTCTCCCTGACCGGTTTGGAATTCGAGGCGCTCGCCGCCGACCCGGGACTCTGGCTGACCCCGGACGACCCACGTCTCGAACCGCTTCGGGAGGCTTGCCGGGCGAGCGCCGTCCACGCCGTCATCGGACTGCCGCTGGTGGAGGACGGGCACCGGCACATCGGTTCGCTCGTCCTCGGCCCCGGCGGGGAAACCGTTGCCACCTATGCGAAACGGAACCTGCACAACAGCGAGGAAGAGCTCTTCGAACCGGGCACGCGGCAGGTGATCGTCGAGGTCGGCGGTAGGCGCCTCGGTCTGGCGATCTGTCTCGACGCCGCGAACCCGGACCACGCGCGGGAACTCGCCGAGGCGGGCGCCGACGTCTACGTCCTCAGCGCGCTCTTCAGCGAGGGGCAGGAAGACCGGTTGCTCGATCAGGTCGGCGTCGCCGCCGGATACGGGATGTGGGTGGTGCTTTCCCAGTACTCCGGCAAGACCGGCGGCATGGCCGCGTTCGGCGGCAGCGGGGTCTGGAGACCCGGAGGCGCCGCCGAGGTGCGTCTCGGCGGCGAGGTCTCCGAGTGGGCTTACGCGACGATCGCCCCCTGA
- a CDS encoding MFS transporter — MSQRALALAVLCAVSLMVVLDGSIVAVALPAIQNDLGFTPSTLAWVVNAYLIAFAGLLLLSGRLGDLIGRKRVFLAGLGLFTLASLLCGIAQDQAQLIGFRFLQGAGGALASAVVLGMITTLYPEPRARAKAIGVYSFTQAAGSSIGLIAGGTLTQLLDWHWTFFVNLPIGAIALALAVRLLADDRGPGLRDGTDVTGAGLVTGGLMLLIYTIVKAEEYTWADVRTLGLLAVSLLLLAGFVLRQAKARRPLLPLRIFRLRAVSGANTVMVLMVAGLFGFQFITALYLQRVLRLDALSTGFAFLPAPLSIAVMSLVFAERLNHRFGARTVLAGGLSLVALALGFLATVQADGDYATDVLPALVLMGIGFGAAMPALMGQAMSDVSPADAGVASGLINTTQQIGAAIGTAVLATTAASRTGSLLAEGAAMPEALASGYRAAYALSAGLLALAVFAATLLLRARKVQGAIVA, encoded by the coding sequence GTGTCTCAGCGCGCCCTCGCACTGGCCGTGCTTTGCGCCGTCTCGCTGATGGTCGTCCTCGACGGTTCGATCGTCGCCGTCGCGTTGCCCGCGATCCAGAACGACCTCGGCTTCACGCCCTCGACGCTGGCCTGGGTGGTCAACGCCTACCTGATCGCCTTCGCCGGGCTGCTCCTGTTGTCCGGTAGATTGGGCGACCTGATCGGCCGGAAACGGGTGTTCCTCGCCGGGCTCGGCCTGTTCACGCTCGCCTCGCTGCTCTGCGGAATCGCGCAGGACCAGGCGCAGCTCATCGGATTCCGCTTCCTGCAGGGCGCCGGCGGCGCGCTGGCGTCGGCCGTCGTACTCGGCATGATCACCACGCTCTACCCGGAACCGCGGGCACGGGCGAAGGCCATCGGCGTCTACAGCTTCACCCAGGCCGCCGGATCGTCGATCGGGCTCATCGCGGGCGGGACGCTCACCCAGCTGCTCGACTGGCACTGGACGTTCTTCGTCAACCTGCCGATCGGCGCGATCGCGCTGGCGCTCGCCGTCCGGCTGCTCGCGGACGATCGAGGCCCTGGCCTGCGCGACGGCACGGACGTCACCGGCGCCGGACTGGTCACCGGCGGCCTGATGCTGCTGATCTACACGATCGTCAAGGCCGAGGAGTACACCTGGGCCGACGTCCGCACGCTCGGCCTGCTCGCGGTGTCGCTGCTCCTGCTCGCCGGGTTCGTGCTGCGGCAGGCCAAGGCACGCCGCCCGTTGCTGCCGCTGCGGATCTTCCGCCTCCGCGCGGTGTCCGGGGCGAACACGGTGATGGTCCTGATGGTGGCCGGGTTGTTCGGCTTCCAGTTCATCACCGCGCTCTACCTGCAGCGCGTGCTCCGGCTCGACGCGTTGAGCACCGGGTTCGCGTTCCTGCCCGCCCCGCTTTCGATCGCGGTGATGTCGCTGGTCTTCGCCGAGCGGCTGAACCACCGCTTCGGGGCACGGACGGTCCTCGCCGGCGGGCTCTCGCTGGTCGCGCTGGCGCTCGGTTTCCTCGCCACCGTCCAGGCCGACGGCGACTACGCGACGGACGTCCTGCCCGCGCTCGTGCTGATGGGCATCGGGTTCGGCGCGGCGATGCCGGCGCTGATGGGGCAGGCGATGTCCGACGTCTCCCCTGCCGACGCCGGAGTCGCCTCGGGGCTGATCAACACCACGCAGCAGATCGGCGCGGCGATCGGGACGGCCGTGCTCGCGACCACCGCCGCTTCGCGCACTGGATCACTGCTGGCCGAAGGAGCCGCGATGCCTGAAGCACTCGCTAGCGGGTATCGAGCGGCGTACGCGTTGAGCGCCGGACTGCTCGCTCTCGCCGTCTTTGCCGCGACACTGCTCCTTCGCGCCCGAAAGGTTCAGGGGGCGATCGTCGCGTAA
- a CDS encoding winged helix-turn-helix transcriptional regulator — MSQGNSDVTAQARVVDPEKLEVCTVLEVINRISGKWAIGILLEATRGPVRFTELERSVEGISRRMLTLTLRNLERDGLLVRTVYPTVPPKVEYEATAMAKELYASLSGLLSWAERHRDSIAESRVVYDEKVSA; from the coding sequence ATGTCCCAGGGGAACAGCGATGTGACCGCGCAGGCCAGGGTCGTCGATCCCGAAAAACTCGAGGTGTGCACCGTGCTCGAGGTGATCAACCGGATCAGCGGCAAGTGGGCGATCGGCATCCTGCTGGAGGCCACGCGCGGTCCCGTGCGGTTCACCGAGCTGGAGCGCTCGGTGGAGGGGATCAGCAGGCGGATGCTCACCTTGACGTTGCGGAATCTCGAACGCGACGGCCTGCTCGTGCGCACCGTGTACCCGACGGTGCCGCCGAAGGTGGAGTACGAGGCCACGGCGATGGCGAAGGAGCTGTACGCGTCGCTGAGCGGCCTGCTGAGCTGGGCCGAGCGCCATCGTGACTCGATCGCCGAGTCCCGTGTCGTCTACGACGAGAAGGTCAGCGCCTGA
- a CDS encoding DUF6000 family protein, protein MPDAIDRYVLSRYSKLLHGNFDGMMTDPERERFLRDLVEDARTITDDELGELLAADWRPRITAAWLIGVDRRTAWRGRIRELFLESGLVFAGQGYCFALARFGTIADAEILVSYLDHYLARPDLRYDQEWALAALHHIDTDLTTAYTSRYLRPGGLWESWSAKNSTDLPFHKMYFAMLCSHVQRAVHAADVRR, encoded by the coding sequence ATGCCGGACGCCATCGACCGCTACGTGCTCTCGCGGTACTCGAAGCTGCTGCACGGCAATTTCGACGGGATGATGACCGACCCCGAACGCGAGCGGTTCCTGCGCGACCTCGTGGAGGACGCGCGGACCATCACCGACGACGAACTCGGCGAACTGCTCGCGGCGGACTGGCGGCCGCGGATCACCGCGGCCTGGCTGATCGGCGTCGACCGCCGCACCGCGTGGCGCGGCCGTATCCGCGAGCTGTTCCTGGAAAGCGGGCTGGTCTTCGCCGGGCAGGGCTACTGTTTCGCGCTCGCCCGGTTCGGCACGATCGCCGACGCCGAGATCCTCGTGTCCTATTTGGACCATTACCTCGCGCGGCCGGACCTGCGCTACGACCAGGAATGGGCGCTCGCGGCCCTGCACCACATCGACACCGACCTCACCACCGCGTACACGTCACGCTATCTGCGGCCGGGCGGGCTCTGGGAAAGCTGGTCCGCGAAGAACAGCACGGACCTGCCGTTCCACAAGATGTACTTCGCCATGTTGTGCTCGCACGTCCAGCGTGCCGTGCACGCGGCGGACGTCAGGCGCTGA
- a CDS encoding cation:dicarboxylate symporter family transporter yields MHYLYLAVIAAVVLGVIVGFAAPGLAKELKPLGTGFVNLIKMMISPIIFCTIVLGIGSVAKAAKVGKVGLLSLGYFLMMSTFALAIGLVVGNLLHPGEGLHLDPAAAAKAHKQAEGGEGTVDFLMGIIPTSFGSAFTEGQVLQTLLVALLAGFAVQKLGTKGEPIRRGIEHIQRLVFRILAMIMWAAPVGAFGAIAAVVGETGWGALRSLAVIMIGFYLTCLVFVFGVLGTVLWLGARINIFTLLRYLGREFLLILSTSSSESALPRLIAKMEHLGVSKPVVGITVPTGYSFNLDGTAIYLTMATLFIASAQDQPLGVGEQISLLLFMIIASKGAAGVSGAGIATLAGGLQSHRPELVDGVGFILGIDRFMSEARALTNFAGNAVATVLVGTWTKEFDRDQANRVFSGQAPFDEATLIDDHSDTPKDPDGDREKAVAHA; encoded by the coding sequence ATGCACTACCTGTACCTGGCCGTGATCGCGGCGGTCGTCCTCGGCGTCATCGTCGGGTTCGCGGCGCCAGGTCTGGCCAAGGAGCTCAAGCCGCTCGGCACGGGCTTCGTCAACCTGATCAAGATGATGATCTCCCCCATCATCTTCTGCACCATCGTGCTCGGCATCGGATCGGTGGCGAAGGCCGCGAAGGTCGGCAAGGTCGGGTTGCTGTCGCTCGGCTACTTCCTGATGATGTCGACGTTCGCGCTCGCGATCGGCCTCGTCGTGGGCAACCTCCTGCACCCGGGTGAGGGCCTGCACCTCGACCCCGCGGCCGCCGCGAAGGCGCACAAGCAGGCGGAAGGCGGCGAAGGCACCGTCGACTTCCTGATGGGCATCATCCCCACCAGCTTCGGTTCCGCCTTCACCGAAGGCCAGGTGCTCCAGACGCTCCTGGTCGCGCTCCTCGCCGGCTTCGCCGTGCAGAAGCTGGGCACCAAGGGCGAGCCGATCCGCCGCGGCATCGAGCACATCCAGCGGCTCGTGTTCCGTATCCTCGCCATGATCATGTGGGCGGCCCCGGTCGGCGCGTTCGGCGCGATCGCCGCGGTGGTCGGCGAAACCGGCTGGGGCGCGCTGCGCAGCCTCGCCGTCATCATGATCGGCTTCTACCTGACCTGCCTGGTGTTCGTGTTCGGTGTGCTCGGCACGGTCCTGTGGCTCGGCGCGCGGATCAACATCTTCACGTTGTTGCGTTATCTCGGCCGTGAGTTCCTGCTGATCCTGTCGACGTCGTCGTCCGAGTCGGCTCTGCCCCGGCTGATCGCGAAGATGGAGCACCTCGGGGTGTCCAAACCGGTCGTCGGCATCACCGTGCCCACCGGCTACTCGTTCAACCTCGACGGCACGGCCATCTACCTGACGATGGCGACGCTGTTCATCGCCAGCGCGCAGGACCAGCCGCTGGGTGTCGGCGAGCAGATCTCCTTGCTGCTGTTCATGATCATCGCGTCGAAGGGCGCGGCGGGCGTGAGCGGCGCCGGGATCGCCACCCTCGCGGGCGGTCTCCAGTCGCACCGGCCGGAACTGGTCGACGGCGTCGGGTTCATCCTCGGCATCGACCGGTTCATGTCCGAGGCCCGCGCGCTGACGAACTTCGCGGGCAACGCCGTCGCGACCGTCCTGGTCGGAACGTGGACCAAGGAGTTCGACCGGGATCAGGCCAACCGTGTCTTCAGCGGACAGGCCCCGTTCGACGAAGCCACCCTGATCGACGACCATTCCGACACGCCGAAGGATCCCGACGGCGACAGGGAGAAGGCCGTGGCGCACGCGTAG
- a CDS encoding ATP-binding protein, which translates to MPSTTRIRTRRGSLARQLLILQLVVLFVLVAAGVTFAYLDSVRATEDRARDKVTAVAEAVADAPGVLAALSTSEPTRTLQPFAQSVRADTDVDFVTIMDKNGIRYTHPNPALIGQPFIGNIGEAQRGGKVLETYAGSLGPSERVVVPVRGAAGQVVALVSVGITVEAIDAELRERLWPLIGVAMAVLVVGGIGSYLVSARLRRQTRGIAPEELSNLFEYHEAVLHSVREGLLLVGGDGRVVLCNDGARALLGVAEDAVGRELSALDIPEDLVEAFTSGEERTDELHLTEARVLVVSTSPVRSRGKAMGTVVILRDHTELQALTGELTTVRGLAEALRSQAHEAANRLHTVVSLVEIGRPEQAVEFATEELALAQELTDRVVGAVAEPVLAALLLGKAAEASERGVEFTITPDTVMEDSDTGVPPRDLVTILGNLIDNGIDAAAGNACQGGRPGVEVTVRADADGLLLRVADTGPGVEDVEEVFRRGWSTKPEDGHGLGLALVGQAVRRHGGTIDVGRDEGAVFTVRLPPKEPAR; encoded by the coding sequence GTGCCCTCGACGACGCGGATCCGGACCAGGCGCGGCAGTCTCGCCCGTCAGCTGCTGATTCTGCAGCTCGTGGTGCTTTTCGTGCTCGTCGCGGCCGGGGTGACCTTCGCGTACCTCGATTCGGTCAGGGCCACCGAGGACCGGGCGCGGGACAAGGTGACCGCGGTCGCCGAAGCGGTGGCGGACGCCCCTGGTGTTCTCGCCGCACTGTCCACATCGGAGCCGACCCGGACCCTGCAGCCGTTCGCGCAGAGTGTCCGCGCGGACACGGACGTGGACTTCGTGACCATCATGGACAAGAACGGCATCCGCTACACGCACCCGAATCCGGCGCTGATCGGGCAGCCGTTCATCGGCAACATCGGCGAGGCGCAACGTGGCGGCAAGGTCCTCGAGACCTACGCCGGTTCGCTCGGCCCGTCCGAACGCGTCGTGGTCCCGGTGCGCGGCGCCGCCGGGCAGGTCGTCGCGCTGGTGTCGGTCGGCATCACCGTCGAAGCGATCGACGCGGAACTGCGGGAACGCCTGTGGCCCTTGATCGGGGTCGCGATGGCGGTGCTGGTGGTCGGCGGGATCGGCAGCTATCTCGTCAGTGCCCGGCTCCGGCGGCAGACCAGGGGGATCGCGCCGGAGGAACTGAGCAACCTGTTCGAATACCACGAAGCCGTGCTGCATTCCGTGCGCGAGGGGCTGCTGCTCGTCGGCGGGGACGGGCGAGTGGTGCTGTGCAACGACGGGGCACGGGCGCTGCTGGGTGTCGCCGAGGACGCCGTCGGCCGTGAACTGTCCGCATTGGACATTCCCGAAGACCTCGTCGAAGCGTTCACCTCGGGGGAGGAGCGCACCGACGAACTGCATCTCACCGAGGCCAGGGTGCTCGTGGTCAGCACGTCGCCGGTGCGCTCGCGCGGGAAGGCGATGGGCACCGTGGTGATCCTGCGCGATCACACGGAACTCCAGGCGCTGACCGGGGAACTGACCACGGTGCGCGGACTGGCCGAGGCGCTGCGGTCGCAGGCGCACGAAGCGGCGAACCGGCTCCACACCGTCGTTTCCCTGGTCGAGATCGGCCGCCCCGAACAGGCCGTCGAGTTCGCGACCGAAGAACTCGCGCTGGCACAGGAACTCACCGACCGCGTCGTCGGCGCGGTCGCCGAACCCGTGCTCGCGGCGCTGCTGCTGGGCAAGGCGGCGGAGGCGAGCGAACGCGGCGTCGAGTTCACGATCACGCCCGACACCGTCATGGAGGACTCGGACACCGGCGTCCCGCCTCGGGATCTGGTGACCATCCTCGGGAATCTGATCGACAACGGCATCGACGCGGCGGCGGGCAACGCCTGCCAGGGCGGACGGCCCGGGGTCGAGGTGACCGTCCGCGCGGATGCCGACGGGTTGCTGCTGCGGGTCGCCGACACCGGGCCGGGCGTCGAGGACGTCGAAGAGGTGTTCCGGCGCGGGTGGTCCACCAAACCCGAGGACGGGCACGGACTCGGCTTGGCACTGGTGGGTCAGGCGGTGCGGCGGCACGGTGGGACGATCGACGTCGGCCGCGACGAGGGCGCGGTGTTCACCGTTCGCCTGCCGCCGAAGGAGCCCGCGCGATGA
- a CDS encoding response regulator, whose translation MIKVLVVEDEPVAADAHRVYVERMPGFTVAGVVHSGGDALRFCEREPVDLVLLDFYLPDTHGLAVCRSLRAAGLPIDVIAVTSARDLALVKAAVSVGVVQYLLKPFTFASLREKLERYAEFHGASGEVTGQAEIDRALGTLRTTERQALPKGMSGQTLEAITEVLASAADGLSAGAAATAIGASRVTARRYLEYLADNGLAQREPRYGQVGRPEVWYKPKTV comes from the coding sequence ATGATCAAGGTGCTGGTCGTCGAGGACGAACCGGTGGCCGCCGACGCGCATCGGGTGTACGTCGAGCGGATGCCCGGCTTCACCGTGGCCGGGGTCGTGCACTCCGGCGGCGACGCCCTGCGGTTCTGTGAACGCGAACCGGTCGACCTGGTACTGCTGGACTTCTACCTCCCGGACACGCACGGCCTCGCCGTCTGCCGGTCGCTGCGCGCGGCCGGCCTCCCGATCGACGTCATCGCCGTGACCTCGGCGCGGGATCTGGCGCTGGTGAAGGCCGCCGTGTCGGTCGGCGTGGTGCAGTACCTGCTGAAACCGTTCACTTTCGCCTCGCTGCGGGAAAAACTGGAGCGCTACGCGGAGTTCCACGGCGCTTCGGGTGAAGTCACCGGACAGGCCGAGATCGACCGCGCGCTCGGCACCCTGCGCACCACCGAGCGGCAGGCGCTGCCGAAGGGGATGAGCGGGCAGACCCTGGAGGCGATCACCGAAGTCCTCGCCTCGGCCGCCGACGGCCTCTCCGCCGGAGCGGCCGCGACCGCCATTGGCGCCTCCCGCGTCACCGCGCGCCGCTACCTCGAGTACCTCGCCGACAACGGCCTCGCCCAGCGTGAGCCCCGCTACGGCCAGGTCGGCCGCCCCGAGGTCTGGTACAAGCCGAAAACCGTATAA
- a CDS encoding MerR family transcriptional regulator, with protein sequence MKIGELARKAGVSVRALRYYEEEGLISPGREGNGYRDFCEGSVEAVLQIRGMLDAGLPVRLIREVLPYLDGPEEVRPKEPCEYMIGEVARQREVLDRRIALMTRNRDALDAYLRDLTLTQT encoded by the coding sequence GTGAAGATCGGCGAACTCGCGCGGAAGGCCGGGGTCAGCGTCCGCGCGCTGCGCTATTACGAGGAAGAGGGCTTGATCAGCCCGGGCCGCGAAGGCAACGGCTATCGCGACTTCTGCGAAGGCTCGGTCGAGGCGGTCCTGCAGATCCGCGGGATGCTCGACGCCGGACTGCCGGTGCGGCTGATCCGTGAGGTCCTGCCGTATCTCGACGGACCGGAGGAGGTCCGGCCGAAGGAACCGTGCGAGTACATGATCGGCGAGGTCGCGCGGCAGCGGGAAGTGCTCGATCGCCGGATCGCGCTCATGACGCGCAATCGCGACGCCCTCGACGCGTACCTGCGCGACTTGACCCTGACACAAACGTGA
- a CDS encoding alcohol dehydrogenase catalytic domain-containing protein: MTSMRALRQDSANGPEDLHLVADAPVPAPRPGEILLKVTAAGVNFADVMQTRGTYEDGPEAPYIAGFEAAGEVVAVGDGVTAPAVGDHVVGTGGGAFAEYMVMRAAGAVPVPSGWSDEQAIGLILNWVTALAALKPLGRLAPGETVLVQAAAGGVGQAAVRLAKHYGATVIGTASPGKHDVVRSLGADRVLDYGADPGTADLVLESVGGAAFAVSLAAAKRVTGRVVVYGVAGGEVAITNRDLNFRRQIHVIGLHLGVLIEHAPAIFAELMAELRALIAAGVCVPGTPTAYDLADGPKALAELEARATSGKLVLRP, encoded by the coding sequence ATGACTTCGATGCGCGCGCTGCGACAGGACTCCGCGAACGGTCCTGAAGATCTCCACCTCGTCGCCGATGCCCCCGTTCCGGCGCCGAGACCAGGCGAAATCCTTCTGAAGGTCACTGCGGCGGGCGTCAATTTCGCCGACGTCATGCAGACGCGGGGGACGTACGAGGACGGTCCGGAAGCCCCGTACATCGCCGGGTTCGAGGCGGCAGGCGAGGTCGTGGCTGTCGGCGACGGGGTGACCGCGCCCGCGGTCGGCGACCACGTCGTCGGGACCGGCGGAGGGGCGTTCGCCGAGTACATGGTCATGCGCGCGGCCGGCGCGGTCCCGGTGCCGTCGGGCTGGTCGGACGAGCAGGCGATCGGGCTGATCCTGAACTGGGTCACGGCTCTCGCCGCGCTCAAGCCGCTGGGGCGGCTGGCCCCCGGCGAGACCGTGCTGGTGCAGGCGGCGGCGGGCGGGGTCGGCCAGGCCGCGGTCCGGCTGGCCAAGCACTACGGGGCGACCGTCATCGGCACCGCGTCGCCGGGCAAACACGACGTGGTGCGGAGCCTTGGCGCCGATCGTGTCCTCGACTACGGGGCTGATCCGGGGACGGCCGACCTGGTGCTCGAATCGGTCGGTGGAGCGGCCTTCGCCGTCAGTCTCGCCGCGGCCAAGCGGGTCACCGGGCGGGTCGTGGTCTACGGCGTCGCCGGGGGCGAGGTCGCGATCACCAACCGGGACTTGAACTTCCGGCGGCAGATCCACGTGATCGGACTGCATCTCGGCGTCCTGATCGAGCACGCGCCCGCGATCTTCGCGGAGCTGATGGCCGAACTGCGCGCCCTGATCGCGGCCGGCGTCTGCGTGCCGGGGACGCCGACGGCGTACGACCTCGCGGACGGGCCGAAGGCGCTCGCGGAACTGGAGGCGCGGGCGACCTCGGGAAAGCTGGTGCTACGGCCTTGA
- a CDS encoding snapalysin family zinc-dependent metalloprotease, producing MARKFFVSASVSLALLAVPVTAGQATAAVQPAQKAAAATTVYYDASGAPSFRAAIQAGVANWNNSVSNVKLQESSSGATLRYTEGNDPSGSYAETDGHGRGTIFIDYTQAQQYNQTRIAAHETGHALGLPDNYQGPCSELMSGGGPGPSCTNATPNAQEISRVNSLWANGLVAAGAIQRIYN from the coding sequence ATGGCAAGGAAGTTCTTCGTCTCGGCGTCCGTGAGCTTGGCGCTGCTGGCCGTCCCGGTCACCGCGGGCCAGGCCACGGCGGCGGTCCAGCCTGCTCAGAAGGCCGCGGCGGCGACCACGGTCTACTACGACGCCTCGGGGGCGCCCAGCTTCCGGGCCGCCATCCAGGCCGGCGTGGCGAACTGGAACAACTCGGTGTCGAACGTGAAGCTGCAGGAGAGCTCCTCGGGCGCCACCCTGCGCTACACCGAGGGCAACGACCCCTCGGGTTCGTACGCCGAGACCGACGGCCACGGCCGCGGCACCATCTTCATCGACTACACGCAGGCGCAGCAGTACAACCAGACGCGGATCGCCGCGCACGAGACCGGCCACGCGCTCGGCCTGCCGGACAACTACCAGGGCCCGTGCTCCGAACTGATGTCCGGCGGCGGCCCCGGCCCGTCCTGCACCAACGCGACGCCGAACGCCCAGGAGATCTCGCGGGTGAACTCGCTGTGGGCCAACGGCCTCGTCGCGGCGGGCGCCATCCAGCGGATCTACAACTGA